The Flavobacterium jumunjinense genome includes a region encoding these proteins:
- a CDS encoding SusE domain-containing protein, whose amino-acid sequence MSLYIKKITSLLLLSLVFIFTACDDEESLEIKTPDAAFVLQEPGINNVFLNFGLPQNSAFTVTWNDNLTGASSYGVEMSLNAEFTNVVNLGNSNSNTFSISVEDLNTAIHDAGATTFRDIAIYLRVNSGSILSNSVLFLVTTYPTDPAVFTSPAANDSFVLSIGSTSSVAITTTWTDAVLGSNLGIDVSYTIEAALSGSGFTSPVAVGNVENLTTLTSTHGDFNSVALGIGLVAGVAGDMDLRIVARTTNENGSVLERISNPLTISVTPFSVVFPNLYFVGNATSSDWNNNNNNTPVFRNQNVPNNYVYTGYFGAGAFKMLEVKGQWTPQWGTNDGSTLAVNPGGGSDPGTFNVSTAGYYTYNFTTVGQSGTFTVAPYDASAAPVYTNMGIIGAAIGGWGDSDEVNFTQDANNPHLWYALGVVFTSGNEFLIRADDAWANVWRYNGSQNQYGTAILAGTGSNFPFTEASGNYDVWFNDLDGKYIIIPQ is encoded by the coding sequence ATGAGTTTATATATAAAAAAAATAACTAGCCTTTTGCTATTATCATTAGTTTTTATTTTTACAGCTTGTGATGATGAAGAAAGTCTAGAAATAAAAACGCCAGATGCAGCATTTGTTTTGCAAGAACCAGGAATTAATAATGTTTTTTTAAATTTTGGACTTCCACAAAATTCAGCATTTACAGTTACATGGAATGATAACTTAACAGGAGCGTCTAGTTATGGAGTTGAAATGTCTTTAAATGCAGAATTTACGAATGTTGTAAATTTAGGAAACTCAAATTCTAACACGTTTTCTATATCAGTTGAAGATTTAAATACAGCAATTCATGATGCGGGCGCAACTACATTTAGAGATATAGCAATCTATTTAAGAGTTAATTCAGGAAGTATTTTAAGTAATTCAGTTCTTTTTCTAGTGACCACATATCCAACAGATCCAGCAGTATTTACAAGTCCAGCAGCAAACGATAGCTTTGTGTTGTCTATTGGCTCAACATCAAGTGTTGCAATTACAACAACTTGGACAGATGCTGTTTTGGGATCTAATTTAGGTATAGATGTAAGCTATACAATAGAAGCAGCATTGTCTGGATCTGGTTTTACTTCTCCTGTTGCAGTTGGTAATGTCGAAAATTTAACGACTTTAACTTCAACTCATGGCGATTTTAATTCTGTGGCTTTAGGAATAGGTTTGGTTGCCGGAGTTGCCGGAGATATGGACTTAAGAATTGTAGCAAGAACAACGAATGAAAATGGAAGTGTTTTGGAAAGAATTTCTAATCCGCTTACTATATCTGTAACTCCCTTTAGTGTTGTATTTCCAAATTTATACTTTGTAGGTAATGCAACTTCTTCAGACTGGAATAATAATAACAATAATACACCTGTTTTTAGAAACCAAAATGTACCTAATAATTATGTTTATACTGGCTATTTTGGAGCAGGAGCATTCAAAATGCTAGAAGTAAAAGGACAATGGACTCCGCAATGGGGAACTAATGATGGAAGTACGCTTGCAGTTAATCCAGGAGGTGGTTCAGATCCAGGTACATTTAATGTTTCTACGGCTGGATATTATACTTATAACTTTACAACTGTTGGTCAATCTGGAACTTTTACTGTTGCGCCATATGATGCTTCAGCAGCACCTGTCTATACAAATATGGGGATTATTGGTGCAGCTATTGGTGGTTGGGGTGATTCTGATGAAGTTAATTTTACTCAGGATGCTAATAACCCTCATCTATGGTATGCTTTAGGAGTGGTTTTTACTTCTGGAAATGAGTTTTTAATTAGAGCAGATGATGCTTGGGCAAATGTATGGAGGTATAATGGTTCTCAGAATCAATATGGAACAGCAATTTTAGCAGGAACAGGAAGTAATTTTCCTTTCACTGAAGCTTCTGGTAATTACGATGTTTGGTTTAATGATTTAGATGGAAAATATATAATTATTCCTCAATAA
- a CDS encoding SusE domain-containing protein translates to MKKISIFIQTACAIFFLSSCEDTMDDLKVAETNPVVLSELAISNIELDPVNNNNPAVTFNWTMANYGQQTAVNYSLELSSDAAFTNPVATGTVNGNNTITLSVAELNTAVGNVGLPPFAWNAVYARIVSSVGTQTSLPVASNSISFNVYPYFNYPFMDYYLVGNATASDWNNNNNNNPLFRDASNSKIYHYTGFFGAGEFKVLETKGLWQPQWGTNDGSSIDVNTGSGSDPGSFPSNNNPIATAGYYSFTINYATNTYSFTPFDIAALPSYTTMSLQGTAITTTAMNQSSFDNHIWYVNGLHLTPGDLQFLTSAGSVWGGSTSFSGTATLNGENVPVVVEDDYDVWYNDLTGHYILIPLNL, encoded by the coding sequence ATGAAAAAAATATCAATTTTTATACAAACTGCATGTGCAATTTTTTTTCTGAGTTCATGTGAAGATACAATGGATGATTTAAAGGTTGCAGAGACTAATCCAGTAGTTCTGTCAGAATTAGCAATCTCTAATATTGAATTAGATCCTGTAAATAACAATAACCCAGCGGTTACTTTTAATTGGACAATGGCTAATTACGGACAACAAACAGCTGTAAACTATAGTTTAGAACTTTCCTCAGATGCTGCTTTTACAAACCCTGTAGCAACAGGTACAGTAAATGGGAATAATACAATAACGCTTTCTGTAGCAGAATTGAATACTGCAGTTGGTAATGTAGGTTTGCCTCCATTTGCGTGGAACGCAGTTTATGCTAGGATTGTCTCGTCTGTAGGAACACAGACTAGTTTACCAGTAGCATCAAATAGTATTTCATTTAATGTGTATCCTTATTTTAATTATCCGTTTATGGATTATTATTTGGTAGGAAATGCAACTGCTTCAGATTGGAACAATAACAATAATAATAACCCTTTGTTTAGAGATGCATCTAATTCAAAAATCTATCATTATACAGGTTTTTTTGGAGCAGGTGAATTTAAGGTGTTAGAAACAAAAGGGCTTTGGCAACCACAATGGGGTACTAATGATGGTTCTAGTATTGATGTAAATACAGGATCAGGATCAGATCCTGGTTCTTTTCCAAGTAATAACAATCCAATTGCAACTGCAGGATATTATTCGTTTACAATTAATTATGCTACGAATACATATTCTTTTACTCCTTTCGATATTGCCGCTTTACCAAGTTATACAACAATGTCTTTGCAAGGGACAGCAATTACAACAACAGCAATGAATCAATCTAGTTTTGATAATCATATTTGGTATGTGAATGGCTTGCATTTAACGCCTGGAGATTTGCAGTTTTTAACGAGTGCAGGTTCTGTTTGGGGTGGTTCAACTTCTTTTTCGGGAACAGCTACTTTAAATGGTGAGAATGTTCCAGTAGTTGTTGAAGATGATTATGATGTTTGGTATAATGATTTAACGGGGCATTATATATTAATTCCGTTGAATCTATAA
- a CDS encoding RagB/SusD family nutrient uptake outer membrane protein translates to MKNFKFNLLTLVGLLLLFSSCTDDLNVTPDDDDVLTAEEFYSQPGAYKQALAGVYGNLSLTGTGDAGSSFLEGVDAGTSQYGRCLWYMQDLTADQIIWSYENDPGTRELQRNIWSADNPIVLGMFSRTMVEVAIANEFLRQSTPEKLSSRGITNSSEIANINQYRSEARVLRALAYYNLMDLFGKAPFITEDNPVNFQGPEYNRQQLFTFIESEINTVLPSLKAPMANEYGRLDQAVANMILAKMYLNAEVFIGQNKYVECVTKCNEIIAGGYSLNANYLNNFKKDNHTSSEIIFTLQSDAVTTQNYGPTTVLCNGQVGSIEANGSAFGVGGWGGAIRLRKQFSQVFSDPIFTNDTRNTIISAGRDIEITSIADKDQGYVFGKYSNISSTGVVGSNSTFVDTDFPLFRLADVYLMYAECAVRGASNATMANAVLYVNMLRERANNGATTANIIASDLTLGFLIDERSRELYMESHRRQDLIRFGKYTGGSYNWAWKGNGSNGIAISNNLKVFPIPTASLASNPNLSQNIGY, encoded by the coding sequence ATGAAAAATTTTAAGTTTAATTTGTTAACGTTAGTAGGTCTTCTACTGTTGTTTTCTTCTTGTACAGACGATTTAAATGTTACGCCAGATGATGACGATGTGTTAACAGCTGAAGAGTTTTATTCTCAACCAGGTGCATACAAACAAGCACTTGCTGGGGTTTATGGTAATTTATCGTTAACAGGTACTGGAGACGCAGGTTCTTCTTTCTTAGAAGGCGTTGATGCAGGAACGAGTCAATATGGTAGATGCTTGTGGTATATGCAAGATTTAACAGCAGATCAAATAATATGGAGTTATGAAAATGACCCAGGAACGAGAGAATTACAACGAAATATATGGTCTGCAGATAATCCTATTGTTTTAGGGATGTTTAGTAGAACAATGGTTGAAGTTGCAATTGCAAATGAGTTTTTAAGACAATCAACTCCTGAAAAATTAAGTTCTAGAGGCATTACAAACTCAAGTGAAATTGCAAATATTAATCAATATAGAAGTGAAGCTAGAGTGCTAAGAGCATTAGCATATTATAACTTGATGGATTTGTTTGGAAAAGCACCTTTTATAACAGAAGATAATCCAGTCAATTTTCAAGGTCCAGAATACAATAGACAGCAACTCTTTACTTTCATCGAGTCTGAAATTAATACTGTTTTACCAAGTTTAAAAGCACCAATGGCTAATGAGTATGGAAGACTGGATCAAGCAGTTGCAAATATGATTTTAGCTAAGATGTATTTGAATGCTGAGGTTTTTATTGGGCAAAACAAATATGTTGAGTGTGTAACAAAATGTAATGAAATAATTGCTGGTGGTTATTCTTTAAATGCAAATTATTTAAACAATTTCAAAAAAGATAATCATACTTCTTCGGAAATAATATTTACACTTCAATCAGATGCTGTAACAACTCAAAATTATGGGCCAACAACTGTTTTGTGTAATGGGCAAGTAGGTTCTATTGAGGCAAATGGAAGTGCCTTTGGAGTTGGTGGATGGGGTGGAGCTATTCGTTTGAGAAAGCAATTTTCTCAAGTTTTTAGCGATCCTATTTTTACAAATGATACGAGAAATACAATTATTTCAGCGGGAAGAGATATCGAAATTACGTCTATAGCAGATAAGGACCAAGGTTATGTGTTTGGTAAATATTCAAATATTTCATCAACAGGAGTTGTTGGTTCAAATTCAACGTTTGTAGATACAGATTTTCCTTTGTTTAGATTGGCAGATGTGTATTTAATGTATGCAGAATGTGCTGTCAGAGGTGCTTCAAATGCAACAATGGCTAATGCTGTTTTGTATGTTAATATGCTGAGAGAAAGAGCTAATAATGGGGCAACGACAGCAAACATTATTGCATCTGACTTAACGCTTGGTTTTCTTATAGATGAAAGATCTAGAGAGTTGTATATGGAGTCTCACAGAAGACAAGATTTAATTCGATTTGGAAAATATACTGGAGGAAGCTATAATTGGGCATGGAAAGGAAATGGGTCTAATGGAATTGCTATTTCAAATAATTTAAAAGTTTTTCCAATACCAACGGCTTCTTTAGCCTCAAACCCTAATTTATCTCAAAACATTGGGTATTAA
- a CDS encoding SusC/RagA family TonB-linked outer membrane protein produces MKTLQKKLFLFMLMLPLGMFAQNILKGTVLESTTQQPLPSVNVAVEGSSAGAATDFDGIFSLSNLKKGDKIVFTYLGFVKQTIEYNGQKEITVFLVEDTNQLEGIVVIGYGTVKKKDATGAVTTISSKEFNRGAVVTAENLLNGRVAGLTINTSGAPGSGSEIRIRGGASLTASNDPLIVIDGLPIENSSNTGSTSILAALNPSDIDSFTVLKDASATAIYGSRASNGVIIITTKKGGKELNVDYNFQYAAGKLVKKVAVFSADEFRDIVATQYPAGVGLLGNANTDWQDAIYRRTDLIDNNVSIRGSLFKKIPARLSLGNTYQEGLRLTNELNRNTIGLALNPTFLDNHLKINIAANYANEKNRFAENVEGSAIRFDPTQPIYDVNSHYGGYFEYWNQATNPANAELTPSVVRNPVSQLIQTNDRGINNRLFGNFGIDYKLHFLPDLRAVVNLGFDQSKGERSKSVSPFTGSSPNNDNKTYGADEFTDEIRINRSLDTYFNYKKTFNSLEVDATAGYSYQKFEGRKFTTGNILQPNYTSNIADVDSYPDLVLIGFFGRTNFTYNDKYVLTLSYRRDGSSRFSEENRWGNFPAAAFAWKLKEEFLKDSKLVSDLKLRIGYGVTGQQDINDRLSYLQQYVTGGNSSQYIFGTLATPIAVSTAFNSKLKWEETTTYNVGFDYGLFDNKITGTLDAFYKKSEDLLVRTALPDGGNFSNRGVQNVGDMTIKGIELSVDATIVENNKFKWNVNFNATKFERRIDKLALDSDILLGDIGTGTGGTVQIHREGFTPFSFYVYKQLYDASGSPIEGAYADLNGDGIVNGEDRYVYKNADPDATFGFANYINYKNLDFSFNMRASIGNRIYNGVNAGNAQYNLLNQQSSALGNVPTSVTETGFTTTSDVILSDLYIENASFLRLDNVTLGYTFPKWLEGKASLRLYTGIQNAFVITKYSGLDPEITNNGIDKTIYPRQRSVLFGANIKF; encoded by the coding sequence ATGAAAACATTACAAAAAAAATTATTTCTTTTCATGCTCATGTTGCCTTTAGGGATGTTTGCACAAAACATTTTGAAAGGTACTGTATTAGAGAGTACGACACAACAGCCTTTGCCTAGTGTTAATGTAGCAGTAGAAGGAAGTAGTGCAGGAGCTGCTACCGATTTCGACGGTATTTTCTCGCTGTCTAACTTGAAAAAAGGAGATAAAATTGTTTTTACTTACCTTGGTTTTGTAAAACAGACTATAGAATATAATGGACAAAAAGAAATAACAGTCTTTTTAGTAGAAGACACTAACCAATTAGAAGGAATTGTTGTGATTGGTTATGGTACTGTTAAGAAAAAGGACGCAACTGGAGCGGTAACAACTATTTCTTCAAAAGAATTTAATAGAGGTGCAGTTGTAACAGCTGAAAATTTATTAAACGGTAGAGTTGCCGGTTTAACAATTAATACGAGTGGAGCTCCTGGTTCTGGTTCTGAAATAAGAATTAGAGGTGGTGCTTCTTTAACGGCTTCTAATGATCCTTTAATTGTTATTGACGGTCTTCCCATAGAGAATTCTTCCAATACGGGTTCAACTTCAATTTTAGCAGCATTAAATCCTAGTGATATTGATTCCTTTACAGTTTTGAAAGATGCTTCTGCAACCGCTATTTATGGTTCTAGAGCCTCAAATGGTGTTATTATTATAACAACAAAAAAAGGAGGGAAAGAATTAAATGTAGATTACAACTTTCAATATGCGGCAGGAAAATTAGTTAAGAAAGTAGCTGTTTTTTCTGCGGATGAGTTTAGAGATATTGTTGCAACACAATATCCAGCAGGTGTTGGACTTTTAGGGAATGCGAATACAGATTGGCAAGATGCAATTTATAGAAGAACAGATTTAATTGATAATAATGTTTCAATTAGAGGGAGCTTATTTAAAAAAATACCAGCAAGACTGTCTTTAGGTAATACGTATCAAGAAGGGTTGAGGTTAACAAACGAGCTAAACAGAAATACTATAGGATTAGCGTTAAATCCAACATTTTTAGATAATCATTTAAAAATTAATATAGCTGCAAATTATGCAAATGAAAAAAATAGGTTTGCAGAAAATGTTGAAGGTTCAGCAATACGTTTTGATCCAACACAGCCAATTTATGATGTGAATTCGCATTATGGTGGTTATTTCGAATATTGGAATCAAGCAACAAATCCAGCCAATGCAGAATTAACACCGAGTGTGGTTAGAAATCCTGTATCTCAATTAATTCAAACAAATGATAGAGGTATTAATAATAGATTGTTCGGTAATTTTGGAATAGATTATAAATTACATTTTCTACCAGATCTTAGAGCAGTAGTTAATTTAGGTTTCGATCAGTCTAAAGGAGAAAGAAGTAAATCGGTTTCACCATTCACAGGATCTTCACCGAATAATGATAACAAAACATATGGTGCTGATGAATTTACAGATGAGATTAGAATAAATAGATCATTAGATACTTATTTTAACTATAAAAAAACGTTTAATTCTTTAGAGGTAGATGCTACAGCGGGTTATTCTTATCAAAAATTTGAAGGGCGTAAGTTTACTACAGGTAATATTCTTCAGCCTAATTACACTAGTAATATAGCAGATGTAGATAGTTATCCAGATTTAGTTTTGATAGGTTTCTTTGGAAGAACAAACTTTACTTATAACGATAAGTACGTTCTAACATTATCCTATAGAAGAGATGGTTCTTCTCGTTTTTCTGAAGAAAATAGATGGGGGAATTTTCCAGCAGCAGCTTTCGCATGGAAGTTGAAAGAGGAGTTTTTAAAAGATTCTAAATTAGTTTCCGATTTGAAGTTAAGAATTGGTTACGGAGTTACAGGACAACAAGATATTAATGATCGTTTGTCTTATTTACAACAATATGTTACGGGAGGGAATTCATCGCAATATATTTTTGGAACTCTAGCAACTCCGATCGCAGTTTCTACTGCTTTTAATTCTAAATTAAAATGGGAAGAAACTACGACATATAATGTTGGTTTTGATTACGGATTGTTCGATAATAAAATTACAGGAACACTTGATGCATTTTATAAAAAATCAGAAGATTTATTGGTTAGAACAGCTTTGCCTGATGGAGGAAACTTTTCAAATAGAGGAGTTCAGAATGTTGGAGATATGACCATTAAAGGAATTGAACTTTCTGTAGATGCAACAATAGTTGAAAATAATAAGTTTAAATGGAATGTAAATTTTAATGCTACAAAATTTGAAAGAAGAATTGATAAGCTAGCATTAGATTCTGATATTTTATTAGGTGATATAGGTACAGGTACGGGTGGAACTGTTCAAATTCATAGAGAAGGTTTTACTCCTTTTTCGTTCTATGTTTATAAGCAGCTTTACGATGCTAGTGGAAGTCCAATTGAAGGAGCTTATGCAGATTTGAATGGTGATGGAATTGTTAATGGCGAGGACAGATATGTGTATAAGAATGCTGATCCAGATGCTACTTTCGGTTTTGCGAATTATATTAATTATAAAAATCTAGATTTCTCTTTCAATATGAGAGCGAGTATAGGAAATAGAATTTATAACGGAGTAAATGCGGGTAATGCTCAATATAATTTACTAAATCAACAATCTTCGGCATTAGGAAACGTACCAACTTCTGTTACAGAAACAGGTTTTACAACTACCTCAGACGTTATTTTGTCTGATTTATATATTGAAAATGCTTCATTTTTAAGATTAGACAATGTAACTTTAGGTTATACTTTTCCTAAGTGGCTAGAGGGTAAGGCGTCTTTAAGGCTTTATACTGGTATTCAAAATGCTTTTGTTATAACTAAATATTCAGGTTTAGATCCAGAAATAACGAACAATGGTATTGATAAAACAATTTATCCAAGACAAAGATCTGTATTGTTTGGAGCAAATATTAAATTTTAA
- a CDS encoding LacI family DNA-binding transcriptional regulator: protein MRRKVTLKQIAKELDVSISTVSKSLKNSSEISEDTRLKVQAFAKLYNYKPNNIALSLKNKKTKTIGIIIPEIVHHFFATVISGIEQVANEKGYNVIVCLSDESFDKEVINLEMLANGSTDGFIMSLSKETQQKKDFHHLQEVINQGMPIVMFDRVANEILSDKVIIDDQLAAYQAVSFLVEEGRKKIALITTVDYVSVGKLRTDGYLKALTDHSIDINDDLIIKIEDIDNCSEAIEKLISNQDIDAVFAVNELFAVVAIKAVTKKEIKIPEEISVIGFTDGIISKFSSPSITTVSQNGVKMGRKAAEMLIERLEDEDEENERYRTEVIETNLIQRESTKT, encoded by the coding sequence ATGAGACGTAAAGTAACACTCAAACAAATAGCAAAAGAATTAGATGTATCCATTTCTACTGTATCGAAATCTCTAAAAAATAGTTCCGAAATTAGCGAAGATACCCGCTTAAAAGTACAAGCTTTTGCAAAGTTATATAATTACAAGCCCAACAACATTGCATTAAGTTTAAAAAATAAAAAAACTAAAACTATAGGTATAATTATTCCTGAGATTGTTCATCATTTCTTTGCAACAGTAATTAGCGGAATAGAACAAGTTGCTAATGAAAAAGGATATAATGTAATTGTATGTCTTTCAGACGAATCGTTCGATAAAGAAGTTATTAACCTAGAGATGCTTGCAAATGGAAGTACAGATGGTTTTATTATGTCTTTATCTAAAGAAACGCAACAAAAAAAAGATTTTCATCATTTACAAGAGGTAATTAATCAAGGAATGCCTATTGTTATGTTTGATAGAGTTGCCAATGAAATTTTATCTGATAAAGTTATTATTGATGATCAGCTTGCCGCCTATCAAGCAGTGAGTTTTTTAGTTGAAGAAGGACGCAAAAAAATAGCTTTAATTACTACAGTGGACTATGTAAGCGTTGGAAAACTAAGAACAGATGGCTATTTAAAAGCTCTTACAGATCATTCAATTGACATAAACGATGATTTAATCATTAAAATAGAAGATATAGATAATTGTTCTGAAGCAATAGAAAAATTAATATCAAATCAAGATATAGATGCTGTTTTTGCCGTTAATGAACTATTTGCCGTAGTAGCCATAAAAGCAGTAACGAAGAAAGAAATAAAAATTCCTGAAGAAATATCTGTTATTGGTTTTACTGATGGAATTATATCAAAATTCTCCTCTCCAAGCATAACAACAGTGAGTCAGAATGGAGTTAAAATGGGCAGAAAAGCAGCAGAAATGCTAATTGAAAGACTTGAAGATGAGGATGAAGAAAACGAAAGATATCGTACAGAAGTAATAGAAACAAATCTAATTCAAAGAGAATCTACGAAAACGTGA
- a CDS encoding MFS transporter — protein MEKRKLSFWEIWNMSFGFLGIQFGFALQGGFMSRIFQTLGAEKDAIPLLWIAAPLTGLIIQPIIGYLSDNTWHSRLGRRKPYFLLGAILSSITLFFVPYSPALWIAAGFLWILDASINISMEPFRALVADKLPDSQRSYGFVMQTLIIGIGTWVASNLPWLITKLGVSNEAAPGIIPMSVKIAFAIGAFVFLISILYTIFTTKEYPPENLEKFEKEKKESRFIKDLFSSLKEMPSTMKKLGVIQFFSWFAFFTMWSLATPSLTEHVFKAPAPIEKNYNLEDATQLAQFNEAGAKYQSAADSVGSAMGIYGLSSMGFALLLTFYTSKFRINRKYIHMFSLILGGIGFLMMKYIENPFYLNISFILIGISWGSILSMPYAMLSSSVNEKKMGMMMGLFNMFIVLPQIIAALGGINYISKLFGNTAIASMTLAGASLIIAGLCNFLITEKKAISFQID, from the coding sequence ATGGAAAAGCGTAAGTTAAGTTTTTGGGAAATCTGGAACATGAGTTTCGGTTTCTTAGGGATACAGTTTGGTTTTGCCCTACAGGGAGGATTCATGTCAAGAATTTTTCAAACTCTAGGTGCTGAAAAGGACGCAATACCACTTTTATGGATTGCAGCTCCACTAACCGGTTTAATTATTCAGCCCATTATTGGTTACTTAAGTGACAATACTTGGCATTCTAGATTAGGAAGAAGAAAGCCCTATTTTTTATTAGGAGCTATATTATCTTCCATTACTTTATTTTTTGTTCCCTATTCCCCTGCACTTTGGATAGCAGCAGGTTTCCTATGGATTCTCGACGCTTCAATTAACATTAGCATGGAACCTTTTAGAGCTTTGGTTGCTGACAAACTTCCAGATTCTCAAAGATCCTATGGCTTTGTTATGCAAACATTAATCATAGGTATTGGAACATGGGTAGCTAGTAATTTACCTTGGTTAATTACAAAACTTGGCGTTAGTAACGAAGCTGCTCCTGGAATTATTCCAATGTCGGTAAAGATTGCATTTGCAATTGGTGCATTTGTATTCTTAATAAGTATTCTATATACCATTTTTACAACTAAAGAATATCCGCCCGAAAACTTAGAAAAATTTGAAAAAGAAAAGAAAGAGTCTCGTTTCATTAAAGATCTTTTCTCTTCATTAAAAGAGATGCCATCAACAATGAAAAAACTAGGTGTAATTCAATTTTTCAGCTGGTTTGCTTTCTTTACCATGTGGAGTCTTGCAACTCCTTCTTTAACAGAACATGTTTTTAAAGCACCCGCACCAATTGAAAAAAATTATAATCTAGAAGATGCAACTCAATTAGCACAATTTAATGAAGCTGGAGCTAAATATCAATCTGCTGCTGACTCTGTAGGTTCTGCAATGGGAATTTATGGACTTTCATCAATGGGATTTGCATTACTATTGACTTTCTATACATCAAAATTTAGAATAAATAGAAAATACATACACATGTTCTCGCTAATTCTTGGAGGAATTGGTTTTTTAATGATGAAATATATAGAAAATCCATTTTATCTAAACATCTCATTTATTCTAATTGGTATTTCATGGGGAAGTATTCTTTCAATGCCCTATGCAATGTTATCTAGTTCTGTAAATGAAAAAAAGATGGGAATGATGATGGGTCTTTTCAATATGTTTATTGTATTACCACAAATCATTGCAGCATTAGGAGGCATTAACTATATATCAAAACTATTTGGAAATACTGCAATTGCATCAATGACGTTAGCTGGTGCATCATTAATAATTGCAGGATTATGTAACTTTTTAATAACCGAAAAAAAAGCAATTAGCTTTCAAATCGATTAA
- the pgmB gene encoding beta-phosphoglucomutase produces MNTKTFIFDLDGVIVDTAKYHFLAWQRLASQLGIEFTPEHNEELKGVSRVKSLELILAIGNIEASQEDKNKWLIQKNTEYLSYIDDIDQSEILPGVLFVLDYLKKNKHNIVLGSASKNARPILEKTNIMHYFDAIVDGNDVTNAKPDPEVFLQGAKKMNDNPKNCIVFEDSVAGIQAANIANMISIGIGDKEVLQEANFVFPDFTHIDINFIDNLVNR; encoded by the coding sequence ATGAATACTAAAACATTCATATTCGACCTTGATGGAGTAATCGTTGACACTGCAAAATATCACTTTTTAGCATGGCAAAGATTAGCATCTCAATTAGGTATCGAATTTACACCCGAACACAACGAAGAACTAAAAGGAGTAAGCAGAGTAAAATCATTAGAATTAATTCTCGCTATTGGAAATATTGAAGCATCGCAAGAAGACAAAAACAAATGGCTCATACAAAAAAATACAGAATACTTGTCCTATATAGACGATATAGATCAAAGTGAAATTCTACCTGGAGTATTATTTGTTTTAGATTATCTTAAAAAAAACAAACACAATATCGTGTTAGGTAGTGCCAGTAAGAATGCACGTCCTATACTAGAGAAGACAAACATTATGCACTATTTCGACGCAATTGTTGATGGTAATGATGTAACCAATGCAAAACCCGATCCTGAAGTTTTCCTTCAAGGAGCAAAGAAAATGAATGACAATCCAAAGAACTGTATTGTATTTGAAGATTCTGTTGCTGGAATTCAAGCAGCAAACATTGCAAATATGATAAGCATAGGAATTGGAGACAAAGAAGTATTACAGGAAGCCAATTTTGTATTTCCTGATTTTACTCATATCGACATAAATTTTATAGATAACTTAGTGAATAGATAA